From the Temnothorax longispinosus isolate EJ_2023e chromosome 6, Tlon_JGU_v1, whole genome shotgun sequence genome, one window contains:
- the Ash1 gene encoding uncharacterized protein Ash1 isoform X2: MSGDAGWNAVIHHPSDLELQTWNWEENDGEQEKELPSTVDMDAIKGGGSWDPATEPNGTDSVDSEEDSDSDDESSGGSEGSCSYSDSNSESDDESSGEEENSGSNSDCSSEHSEQTFSIQETNFEQGALKLKITMKGPKKEENSEKIKCEKSKRTVTKKGKTTHGTKFSDGSQDSDSSMGHAASQQTQQQQSQQQHQHHHHAPLQEINQEDLATILPPQEQEDAPFDGFEDSESGRLVSKAIERMSLGADSDTSENGDQNPVPVYSSTLLQQFVEKTAMLSEPRKRRSKCGKKLNNDNEYPCVSNVSPDSGIQSVDNSPLHLAISPVSPPAPTQSPIQSSIATKPAVNVDRVLYPPKRKPGRPAKTVSTQPRGPGRPRLKPEIVEKIQKIEKAEKERNESLKNLKNPEPRLTEKKEAAKDANTGKSTKEDASLVRKRGNAKPVASREMKKEDASPASKRLKGKTTYQKKRYGNSVKSSSREKTMVKKTPGETSSPMRVKCLSRSTASKLVPQCDGRTCRKVRQDRTCVSNKTTVPLTRQKQTSCEHHVTNDQKMLSINKRTGSKENRNNAVAVVARKLAKRVAPPTTRRVLKENKCNKKTTVAGFETNGVGVQTLISLPIGDVLKAENMERACSASNKCDKPMQPIQHNHCHKHHHHHHHHHKHRRRLLAPPKNPIRIDPYIFQELEKLIEEFAKLCSLGKNNTSVTHSELPQIFRVKKLTKKRKCGDVTATDDHKLKRRLKKEKIPTGTDSKSSANTSTSSNPNEQRLPLKKRHYHVSSPHSSQSSNASCTDANANESTSTETHIEEAIEATITRYGGGSSRSSIHDEEAMPVTPKKRPRDTESAASEKQGSDEDKSPSQVEVQPRRKKKIVKDLRVTVTKLSSESHGFLDKTDKEKSADKSSKIATEKSGKSEKTVVADKSSKTDKTQSNDKMDIEHVRTEKSIKVDSETHVSEMFDNGETVIESKVAQIGNLNVPNLMNNTATMTLTKKKIRRRKAINRTGFPTLKKKKKKLVDSPRVVKSTVVASANGICKDQDIVEDIEDNKASLMASKAQNVMENSDSTGHDKSDVKTLNNSNTVQETFSRSGSDEVIESCPGQLRVRKDLVESDSSVLSEKLYPSPVKYEKIPDCRIYDENASLEESLERYNQNQRIAELNEENLRKLERANAQVANVKMELSGCFNNNHKRRRGSTSPSNLYSNLGRSTKRLRSAGYDTESEAPPSSDVASEDQEVGRKPTAGPIHNRKKQSRWKKRYLQASSIFSEYKKDLESKKLAGVDAKRKIIVCANSDEHYAAEHVPNIIPTGKLLRQRKTPFQLQYDLLWLHAQSRLPGRDLVPSWNYKKIRTNIYFDVKPTTLYEAQACECKLESGCGDDCINRMVFSECSPQLCPCSDKCENQKIQKHEWSPGLQRFMTEDKGWGVRTQQAIKSGDFILEYVGEVVSEREFKSRMATRYANDTHHYCLHLDGGLVIDGHRMGGDGRFVNHSCEPNCEMQKWSVLGLPRMALFASRDIKPGEELTYDYNFALFNPSEGQQCRCGSNACRGVIGGKSQRVARSIPSLPSQMETIERRSVGRPRKNIRKSNAVQSANSKNICKSRKVGDPTLTHNTPHVKPMSYQQRCFAREHHCFLLRNLEKVRRLKSASVQQVQVQNGKAKSGNASVAKEKSSGDSKAQSDAFFSQLTALTNTNARTVRTRRLAQAQDDPEVHKTAKLAKVLKDLYTIVTTANDENGQLLCIPFMTLPPKRKLSDYYEKIVEPIDLITIDQCIGTGHYKTAEQFDQDMIRLFDNNVRFFGRTSEIGIAAARLRKLYLGSKPDFVDAITEATGSPPSQGFLPPRGSTAGEEDVIRCICGLHRDEGLMIQCERCLVWQHCDCVKADTSVESYLCERCQPREVDLEIPLEGEEEEEGKKHYVTLMRGDLQLRQGDTVYVLRDTPDKHTYKTIQKPDYEQMDIFRIERLWKNREGERFVFGHHYLRPHETYHEPTRKFYVNEVVCAPLYEAVPCDLVAERCWVLDPHTFCKGRPVGSTPEHTYVCEYRVDRAARLFTKVARARHTVCTKPYAFETFPQRIKHYRTYLPHSLDGIKIFKDKKKNSTQEVDGSQKLESNDNVKTHKEHKCGNRTRRKSGEILTVAPPATLYAQREEQRKKLNIILLNLLQRMPNKKDPLDLSFLLERNRRNRKRPGGLNP, from the exons ATGTCTGGTGATGCAGGATGGAACGCCGTTATTCACCATCCTTCCGACTTGGAATTGCAGACGTGGAATTGGGAAGAAAACGATGGGGAGCAAGAGAAAGAGCTCCCTTCAACCGTTGACATGGATGCCATAAAAGGTGGCGGTAGTTGGGATCCTGCTACTGAACCTAATG GAACAGATTCGGTCGATTCCGAAGAAGATTCTGATTCCGACGACGAAAGCTCTGGTGGAAGCGAAGGCAGTTGCTCTTATTCGGATTCTAATTCTGAGTCAGACGACGAAAGTAGCGGCGAGGAAGAGAATAGCGGATCTAATTCGGACTGTTCGTCCGAACATAGCGAACAAACATTTTCCATTCAAGAAACTAATTTTGAACAA GGAGcattgaaattgaaaatcaCCATGAAAGGTccaaagaaagaagaaaactccgagaaaattaaatgtgaGAAAAGTAAGAGAACCGTCACGAAAAAGGGCAAGACCACGCATGGGACTAAG TTCTCAGACGGTAGCCAAGACTCGGACTCATCTATGGGCCACGCGGCGTCGCAACAAACACAGCAACAACAGTCGCAACAACAACATCAGCATCACCATCACGCGCCGCTACAAGAAATCAATCAGGAAGATTTAGCGACCATTTTGCCTCCGCAAGAGCAAGAAGACGCGCCATTCGACGGATTTGAAGATTCGGAGAGCGGTCGGCTGGTGTCAAAGGCGATCGAGCGCATGTCGCTCGGCGCGGACTCGGACACGAGTGAAAACGGCGATCAGAATCCCGTGCCTGTGTACAGCTCCACTTTGTTGCAGCAATTTGTCGAAAAGACTGCCATGCTGTCGGAGCCACGGAAGAGGCGCAGCAAATGCGGCAAAAAATTGAACAACGATAACGAGTACCCATGCGTATCGAACGTGTCGCCCGACTCTGGTATTCAGTCGGTGGACAATAGTCCGTTACACCTGGCCATCAGTCCTGTCAGTCCTCCAGCGCCGACTCAATCCCCGATCCAATCGTCGATCGCCACTAAACCGGCAGTGAACGTCGATCGGGTTCTCTATCCACCGAAAAGGAAACCTGGTAGACCAGCAAAAACAGTGTCTACGCAACCACGCGGACCCGGCAGGCCGCGTTTAAAGCCGGAAATCGTCGAAAAGATCCAAAAGATCGAGAAAGCGGAGAAAGAACGAAACGAgtctttaaaaaatctaaaaaatccCGAACCTCGATtaacggaaaagaaggaagCTGCAAAAGACGCGAATACTGGAAAGAGCACGAAAGAAGACGCATCTTTGGTTAGGAAGCGGGGTAACGCAAAGCCCGTTGCATCGAGGGAAATGAAGAAAGAGGACGCATCTCCTGCGAGTAAAAGATTAAAGGGCAAAACGACGTATCAAAAGAAACGTTACGGTAACTCGGTGAAAAGCTCTTCGCGGGAGAAGACGATGGTGAAGAAGACCCCCGGGGAAACGAGTTCCCCGATGAGAGTAAAGTGCCTAAGCAGATCCACCGCGAGCAAGCTCGTGCCACAGTGCGATGGTAGGACCTGCCGAAAGGTAAGGCAAGATAGAACATGCGTGTCTAATAAGACTACGGTTCCGTTGACACGACAGAAGCAAACGTCTTGCGAGCATCACGTTACGAACGATCAAAAGATGTTGAGCATCAATAAGAGAACGGGTTCAAAGGAGAATAGGAATAACGcggtcgccgtcgtcgccagAAAACTAGCCAAGAGAGTCGCGCCTCCAACCACTAGACGTGTTCTAAAAGAGAACAAATGCAACAAGAAAACTACCGTAGCTGGCTTTGAGACCAATGGCGTGGGTGTGCAGACGTTAATATCGTTGCCAATCGGCGACGTGTTAAAGGCAGAAAATATGGAGCGAGCTTGCTCGGCTTCCAACAAGTGTGACAAGCCGATGCAGCCAATACAACACAATCATTGTCACAaacatcatcatcatcatcatcatcatcacaAACATCGTCGGAGACTGCTCGCGCCACCGAAGAATCCCATTCGCATCGATCCATATATCTTCCAGGAACTGGAGAAATTGATCGAAGAATTTGCAAAGTTGTGTAGTTTGGGCAAGAACAACACCAGCGTCACGCATTCCGAGTTACCACAAATCTTCCGCGTAAAGAAACTcacgaaaaagagaaaatgcgGCGATGTCACGGCGACGGACGATCATAAATTGAAGCGGCGCttgaaaaaggaaaagatacCAACGGGTACTGACTCCAAGAGCAGCGCCAACACCAGCACGAGTTCCAATCCGAACGAGCAGCGGTTACCATTGAAGAAACGCCACTATCATGTGTCGAGTCCGCACAGTTCGCAAAGCTCGAACGCGAGCTGCACCGATGCGAATGCGAACGAGTCCACGTCCACGGAGACCCATATAGAGGAAGCGATTGAAGCTACTATTACGAGATATGGTGGCGGTAGCTCGAGATCCTCTATTCACGACGAGGAAGCCATGCCGGTGACGCCGAAGAAAAGACCAAGAGATACCGAGAGCGCGGCATCTGAGAAACAGGGTAGCGACGAAGATAAATCCCCTAGTCAGGTAGAGGTTCAACCACGCCGGAAGAAAAAGATTGTCAAGGATCTTCGTGTCACCGTCACGAAATTGTCATCCGAAAGTCACGGCTTTCTCGACAAGACGGACAAGGAGAAGTCCGCGGATAAGAGTTCCAAGATTGCCACGGAGAAATCTGGTAAATCGGAAAAGACAGTCGTCGCGGACAAGTCGTCCAAGACCGATAAAACGCAGTCAAACGACAAGATGGATATTGAACACGTTCGTACGGAAAAGAGTATAAAGGTCGACTCAGAGACGCACGTGTCCGAGATGTTCGATAACGGTGAAACTGTGATCGAGAGCAAGGTAGCTCAGATCGGTAATTTGAACGTGCCAAATCTCATGAATAATACCGCGACGATGACACTCACGAAGAAGAAGATACGAAGACGGAAAGCCATTAATCGCACGGGCTTTCCTACtctgaagaaaaagaagaaaaagctcGTAGATTCTCCTAGAGTGGTCAAGTCAACGGTCGTGGCCAGCGCTAACGGGATATGTAAAGATCAGGACATAGTCGAAGATATAGAGGATAATAAGGCGTCTTTGATGGCAAGCAAAGCTCAGAACGTTATGGAGAACAGCGATAGTACGGGACATGATAAAAGTGATGTGAAGACGTTGAATAATTCTAATACGGTGCAAGAGACATTCAGTCGAAGTGGTTCGGATGAGGTAATCGAGTCTTGTCCCGGTCAGCTGCGAGTTCGTAAGGATCTCGTGGAATCCGACAGCAGCGTGCTGTCCGAGAAGCTATATCCGAGCCCGGTAAAGTACGAGAAAATACCGGACTGTCGGATCTATGACGAGAATGCATCGTTGGAGGAATCCCTCGAACGTTACAATCAGAATCAACGTATTGCGGAGCTAAATGAGGAGAATTTGAGGAAATTAGAACGCGCGAATGCTCAGGTGGCGAATGTCAAGATGGAATTATCTGGTTGTTTTAACAATAATCACAAAAGAAGAAGAGGCTCGACCAGTCCTTCCAATCTATATTCCAATCTCGGGAGAAGCACAAAGAGATTAAGAAGCGCGGGCTATGATACGGAAAGCGAGGCACCGCCCAGCAGCGACGTGGCCAGCGAGGATCAAGAGGTCGGTAGGAAACCCACAGCAGGTCCCATTCATAACCGGAAGAAACAGTCGAGGTGGAAGAAGCGATATTTACAGGCCAGCAGCATATTCTCCGAGTACAAGAAGGACCTCGAGTCTAAAAAACTCGCCGGTGTCGATgctaaacgaaaaattatcgtttgCGCCAATTCAGACGAACATTATGCTGCGGAGCACGTACCAAACATTATACCGACTGGAAAACTGTTGCGACAGAGGAAAACGCCATTTCAACTGCAGTACGATTTATTGTGGCTGCACGCTCAATCGAGATTACCCGGTCGAGATTTGGTGCCATCGTGGAATTACAA aaaaattCGAACGAACATTTATTTTGATGTTAAACCAACTACTCTCTACGAGGCGCAAGCCTGTGAATGTAAACTAGAAAGCGGCTGCGGAGACGATTGTATTAATCGCATGGTATTCAGCGAATGTTCGCCACAACTGTGCCCTTGCAGCGACAAATGCGAGAATCAAAAGATTCAAAAGCACGAGTGGTCGCCAGGACTACAGAGATTCATGACGGAGGACAAAGGGTGGGGAGTAAGGACGCAACAAGCTATCAAATCCGGGGACTTTATTCTCGAATACGTGGGTGAAGTCGTGTCAGAGAGGGAGTTCAAGTCGAGGATGGCGACCag ATACGCCAACGATACGCATCACTATTGTTTGCATCTGGACGGTGGCCTAGTGATCGATGGTCATCGCATGGGAGGTGACGGAAGATTCGTCAATCATTCGTGCGAGCCGAATTGTGAGATGCAAAAATGGAGTGTTCTCGGGCTGCCACGTATGGCACTATTCGCATCAAGAGATATTAAACCAGGAGAAGAATTAACGTACGATTACAATTTCGCGCTTTTCAACCCATCGGAAGGACAGCAGTGTAGATGCGGTAGTAATGCCTGTAGAGGTGTTATAg GTGGAAAGAGTCAAAGGGTAGCTCGAAGCATTCCTTCTCTACCGTCGCAAATGGAAACTATCGAAAGAAGATCGGTGGGCAGACCACGGAAAAACATTCGTAAATCGAACGCGGTGCAATCGGCCAACTCCAAGAACATCTGCAAGTCTCGCAAAGTAGGAGATCCGACCTTGACGCACAACACGCCGCACGTGAAACCGATGTCTTATCAGCAACGATGCTTCGCGCGTGAACATCACTGTTTCTTGTTGAGGAATCTGGAGAAAGTGCGACGACTCAAATCGGCGTCGGTACAGCAAGTTCAAGTACAGAACGGGAAAGCGAAATCCGGTAACGCGAGCGTGGCGAAGGAAAAGAGTTCGGGAGACTCTAAAGCGCAATCCGATGCATTTTTCTCTCAATTAACTGCGCTGACGAACACCAACGCGCGTACTGTACGAACGCGTAGACTCGCACAGGCACAGGATGATCCGGAGGTACATAAGACTGCAAAGCTAGCCAAG gtattaaaagatttatacaCAATTGTTACAACAGCGAATGATGAAAACGGTCAGCTGTTGTGCATTCCTTTCATGACTTTACCTcctaaaagaaaattatccgATTACTATGAGAAGATCGTAGAACCCATCGATCTGATTACGATAGATCAGTGCATTGGTACTGGTCATTACAAAACTGCGGAACAGTTTGATCAGGATATGATAAGACTTTTCGACAACAATGTGAGATTCTTTGGTAGAACATCTGAGATAGGAATCGCTGCGGCGAGATTACGGAAATTATACTTGGGAAGTAAACCTGATTTTGTGGACGCTATAACGGAGGCGACAGGTTCTCCGCCGTCTCAAGGCTTTTTACCACCTCGTGGATCTACGGCTGGAGAGGAGGATGTAATCAGATGCATTTGCGGACTACACAG AGATGAAGGTTTGATGATCCAGTGCGAACGATGTCTTGTTTGGCAACATTGCGACTGTGTTAAAGCAGACACGAGCGTCGAATCTTATCTATGTGAAAGATGTCAACCTCGTGAGGTTGATTTAGAAATTCCATTAGAAggcgaggaagaagaggaaggcaAGAAGCATTACGTGACGCTGATGCGAGGCGATCTGCAACTCCGACAAGGCGACACGGTATACGTTTTAAGGGACACGCCTGACAAACACACGTACAAAACTATACAGAAGCCCGATTACGAGCAGATGGACATTTTCAGAATCGAACGTCTATGGAAGAATCGCGA agGCGAGAGGTTTGTCTTTGGACATCATTATCTCAGACCTCATGAAACATATCACGAGCCAACGCGAAAGTTTTATGTAAACGAAGTTGTGTGCGCTCCGTTATACGAAGCTGTTCCTTGCGATCTCGTGGCTGAGCGATGTTGGGTATTGGATCCTCATACTTTTTGTAaag GACGTCCTGTCGGCTCTACTCCTGAGCATACTTATGTATGCGAATATCGCGTTGATCGCGCAGCACGACTTTTTACAAAAGTGGCTAGAGCCAGGCATACAGTATGCACGAAACCTTACGCATTTGAAACCTTCCCACAACGTATAAAACATTATCGCACCTACTTG CCTCATAGTCTCGATGGaatcaagatatttaaagataagAAGAAGAATAGCACGCAGGAAGTAGATGGGAGTCAAAAGTTGGAATCCAACGATAACGTAAAGACGCACAAAGAACACAAATGTGGTAACAGGACTAGGCGGAAGTCGGGCGAGATCTTGACGGTCGCACCACCTGCGACGTTGTACGCTCAA CGGGAGGAGCAGAGGAAAAAATTGAACATTATTCTACTAAATCTACTACAGAGAATGCCGAATAAGAAAGATCCGTTGGATCTGTCGTTTCTTCTAGAAAGGAACAGGCGAAATCGGAAGAGACCCGGCGGACTTAATCCGTGA